The following are encoded together in the Candidatus Flexicrinis proximus genome:
- a CDS encoding beta-lactamase family protein, producing the protein MIQTQTQTQSTLPAIWRVLAIVFLSLVIVRDVSAQGEETYTEPEGRWSAPIPAGWTVEEGEGYVLVNSPEGDLGMYLLVSESDDYEQVAADSWALVNPEFDRDYDESDTQRITDKVLLEEYDEAFIINYAVGLDPDGAIVQAAMSRFNGLTYVFLVDTNLSALQRRVAQFQIIATGFMPADMAQDDLTGAEIAAFDEEFFDTLTSFAESARAQLETSGVSFAIVRDGEVVYSAGLGSRDDSGGSVTADTRMMIGSVTKTMTTLLMAQAVDAGAFSWDTPVVDIDPGFAVADPDITAQLTMANLVCACTGVPRRDYEMIYNGDLTADDILAQIETFEFFTGFGETFQYSNQLVAAGGYETARALDPAAGDLLAAYTAAVQQGIFDPVGMPRTTFDFDAVLADADHSIPYGSGLDGAVALDVNAERFLLAVAPAGAAWSTANDMGRYLAAISAGGLTADGARIVSAENLARVQQPGVSIDATTSYGLGWILSEYKSLPVRSHDGATLGFSSSMSYLPDSGVGIVVLANQQGSAVPGLVAQRFYELALGETSGETDATLAFIVEQRAEDEAENPEPFVKTLDPEMFAPYLGTFANDILGTVTLTQDDAGTVSYDSGEFVSEVWSSTDEDSGEVSYLLAHPPLAGDRLRFALDESGTPTITIGLGLTEYVFEKQP; encoded by the coding sequence GTGATACAAACTCAAACGCAGACTCAATCGACCCTCCCGGCGATCTGGCGGGTGCTAGCCATCGTGTTCCTGTCGCTGGTGATCGTGCGCGATGTCTCGGCGCAGGGCGAGGAGACGTATACCGAGCCTGAAGGCCGCTGGAGCGCGCCGATCCCCGCCGGCTGGACGGTTGAGGAGGGCGAAGGCTACGTCCTTGTCAACAGCCCTGAAGGCGACCTTGGAATGTACCTGCTGGTCAGCGAGTCTGATGACTACGAGCAGGTGGCCGCCGACAGCTGGGCGCTGGTAAACCCCGAATTCGACCGCGACTATGACGAAAGCGACACGCAGCGCATCACCGATAAGGTGCTGCTTGAGGAGTACGACGAGGCCTTTATCATCAATTATGCCGTCGGTCTCGATCCGGACGGCGCGATCGTGCAGGCCGCCATGAGCCGTTTCAACGGCCTGACCTATGTCTTCCTGGTCGACACCAACCTCAGCGCGCTGCAGCGCCGCGTCGCCCAGTTCCAGATCATCGCGACCGGTTTCATGCCGGCCGACATGGCGCAAGATGACCTGACGGGCGCGGAAATCGCCGCCTTCGACGAGGAATTCTTCGACACCCTCACCAGTTTTGCGGAAAGCGCGCGGGCGCAGCTTGAAACCTCCGGCGTATCGTTCGCCATCGTCCGCGATGGGGAAGTCGTCTACAGCGCGGGTCTTGGCTCGCGCGACGACTCCGGTGGCAGCGTCACCGCTGACACGCGCATGATGATCGGCTCCGTCACCAAGACTATGACGACCCTGCTGATGGCACAGGCGGTCGACGCAGGCGCGTTTAGCTGGGACACGCCGGTCGTGGATATCGACCCCGGCTTTGCCGTCGCCGACCCGGACATCACCGCGCAGCTTACTATGGCGAACCTTGTGTGCGCCTGTACCGGCGTCCCTCGCCGCGACTACGAAATGATCTATAACGGCGACCTGACCGCGGACGACATCCTGGCGCAGATCGAAACCTTCGAGTTCTTCACTGGCTTTGGCGAGACCTTCCAGTACAGCAATCAGCTCGTCGCGGCGGGCGGCTACGAGACCGCGCGCGCGCTCGACCCGGCTGCAGGCGATCTGCTGGCCGCTTATACCGCGGCAGTGCAGCAGGGCATTTTTGATCCGGTGGGCATGCCCCGCACCACCTTCGATTTCGACGCCGTGCTGGCTGATGCCGACCATTCGATCCCCTATGGTTCAGGGCTCGACGGCGCCGTTGCCCTCGACGTGAACGCCGAGCGCTTCCTGCTGGCAGTCGCCCCGGCCGGGGCGGCCTGGTCGACGGCCAACGACATGGGCCGCTATCTCGCCGCGATTTCCGCCGGCGGTCTGACGGCGGATGGGGCGCGCATTGTCAGCGCGGAAAACCTCGCCCGCGTCCAGCAGCCCGGCGTCAGCATCGATGCCACCACGTCCTACGGCCTCGGCTGGATCCTGAGCGAGTACAAGAGCCTGCCGGTGCGCTCGCACGACGGCGCCACGCTCGGTTTTTCGTCCTCGATGTCCTACCTGCCGGACTCGGGCGTAGGCATTGTCGTGCTGGCCAACCAACAGGGATCAGCCGTACCGGGACTAGTCGCCCAGCGTTTCTACGAGCTGGCCTTGGGCGAAACGTCCGGCGAGACCGATGCCACCCTGGCCTTCATCGTCGAACAGCGCGCCGAAGACGAGGCAGAAAACCCTGAGCCATTCGTCAAAACGCTCGACCCGGAAATGTTCGCGCCGTATCTCGGCACGTTCGCCAACGACATCCTCGGCACGGTCACGCTCACCCAGGATGACGCGGGTACCGTAAGCTACGACAGCGGCGAGTTCGTCAGCGAAGTCTGGTCGAGCACCGACGAGGACAGCGGCGAGGTCTCGTATCTGCTCGCACATCCGCCGCTGGCCGGCGACCGCCTGCGCTTCGCGCTCGACGAGAGCGGCACGCCAACCATCACGATCGGCCTCGGCCTCACTGAATACGTGTTCGAGAAGCAGCCGTAG